Proteins from a single region of Streptomyces sp. HUAS 15-9:
- a CDS encoding aldo/keto reductase gives MERRTIGAGALAVGAVGLGCMPMSWAYSGSRQRGDESLRAVHRALDLGSTLLDTADMYGPFTNELLLGRVLKERRADAFVSTKVGLLVGDQHIVANGRPGYVKRACDASLRRLQTDVIDLYQLHRADPEVPVEETWGAMAELVRAGKVRALGLCAVGARGGRRSGARLHDATLRQLGRVQQVFPVSAVQAELSVWSPEALDALLPWCEARGIGFLAAMPLGNGFLTGTLTPGEGFEPDDLRARHPRFTAEMMAANQPIVAGLRRVARRHGEEVTPAQVALAWVLSQGRHVVPVPGTKHHRWATENADAADVHLTPEDLTTLAQLPPAQGSWD, from the coding sequence GTGGAGCGCAGGACGATCGGCGCGGGGGCGCTCGCGGTGGGGGCCGTCGGACTTGGCTGCATGCCGATGAGCTGGGCCTACAGCGGGTCGCGGCAGCGGGGGGACGAGTCGCTCAGGGCGGTGCACCGGGCGCTGGACCTGGGCTCGACGCTGCTGGACACGGCCGACATGTACGGGCCGTTCACCAACGAGCTGCTGCTGGGCCGGGTACTGAAGGAGCGGCGCGCCGACGCCTTCGTGTCGACGAAGGTGGGCCTGCTGGTGGGCGATCAGCACATCGTGGCCAACGGGCGGCCCGGATATGTGAAGCGGGCCTGCGACGCCTCGCTGCGCAGGCTGCAGACGGATGTGATCGACCTCTATCAGCTGCACCGCGCCGACCCTGAGGTCCCCGTCGAGGAGACCTGGGGCGCGATGGCGGAGCTGGTGCGGGCCGGGAAGGTACGGGCGCTGGGTCTGTGCGCGGTGGGCGCGCGCGGCGGACGCCGGTCCGGAGCGCGGCTGCACGACGCGACGCTCCGGCAGCTGGGGCGGGTGCAGCAGGTCTTCCCGGTGAGCGCGGTACAGGCCGAGCTGTCGGTGTGGTCGCCGGAGGCCCTGGACGCGCTGCTGCCGTGGTGCGAGGCGCGGGGCATCGGCTTCCTGGCGGCGATGCCGCTGGGCAACGGGTTCCTGACCGGCACGCTCACGCCGGGCGAGGGGTTCGAACCCGACGACCTGCGGGCCCGCCACCCCCGCTTCACGGCCGAGATGATGGCCGCCAACCAGCCGATCGTCGCGGGCCTGCGCCGGGTGGCCCGTCGGCACGGGGAGGAGGTCACCCCCGCGCAGGTGGCGCTGGCCTGGGTGCTGTCCCAGGGCCGGCACGTGGTCCCGGTACCCGGCACCAAGCACCACCGATGGGCCACGGAGAACGCCGACGCGGCCGACGTACACCTGACCCCGGAAGACCTGACGACACTGGCCCAGCTGCCACCCGCACAGGGATCGTGGGACTGA
- a CDS encoding GNAT family N-acetyltransferase, with protein MYAISLGDDGAELRPLEPWHAEEFLAHLDRGREFIGQYIGFGARETDVDSARALLTSYAEKRAADSGSLHGIWLDGKLVGGVLFRTFDAAQGNCEAGCWLEPAAAGRGLVTRAITVLIDWAVDERGMHRVEWYAATANGPSINVARRLGMTRDAVLRESRLHRGVRHDIEVWSVLAPEWRAARARASRGDH; from the coding sequence ATGTACGCGATTTCCCTGGGTGACGACGGCGCCGAACTGCGCCCCCTGGAGCCCTGGCACGCCGAGGAGTTCCTGGCGCACCTCGACCGGGGGCGGGAGTTCATCGGCCAGTACATCGGCTTCGGGGCGCGGGAGACGGACGTGGACTCCGCGCGGGCCCTGCTCACCTCCTACGCCGAGAAGCGCGCCGCGGACAGCGGCAGCCTGCACGGGATCTGGCTGGACGGGAAGCTCGTCGGCGGGGTGCTGTTCCGGACCTTCGACGCCGCGCAGGGCAACTGCGAGGCCGGCTGCTGGCTGGAGCCCGCCGCGGCCGGACGGGGACTCGTCACCCGCGCGATCACGGTCCTCATCGACTGGGCGGTCGACGAGCGCGGGATGCACCGCGTGGAGTGGTACGCGGCGACCGCCAACGGGCCGAGCATCAACGTCGCCCGGCGGCTGGGGATGACCCGGGACGCGGTGCTCCGCGAGAGCCGCCTGCACCGGGGGGTGCGGCACGACATCGAGGTGTGGTCGGTACTGGCACCCGAGTGGCGAGCGGCACGCGCGCGTGCGTCCCGCGGCGATCATTAA
- a CDS encoding MMPL family transporter, producing the protein MAALARWCVRHRLVAVLLWLLAFGGATAAAAVTGSAYSNDYEVPGTESGRAAQLLREGFPGLGGDTDTVVWHTTSGTVRAADVEQTMTRTLDEIADLPGVSSVTSPYEGRGTRRISHDRHTAYATVTFADPAEDIDKAEALAVVRAARSAEADGLQVELGGSAVGLTESSSGHVAEAVGVVVAAVVLFLAFGSLAASLLPIATALVGVGTAYAVIVLLGHAMTVADFAPMLGMLIGLGVGIDYALFIVTRHRRGLKRGLTVTEAATDAVATTGRAVVFAGATVCIALLGMLILRLSFLNGVAVAASLAVVLTVAASVTLLPALLSWIGPRALSRRERRRLARRGPRPELPTGLAARWSAFVERHPKLLGTLAVAVITALALPTLSLRLGTSDQGNDPEASTTRQAYDLLAEGFGPGVNGPLTLVTRVDGAADRLALDNLDTTLRETAGVASATPARFDTGGGTAYLTVVPDSAPQSRRTSDLVDRLRTEVLPRAETGTSLDLQVGGVTAGYDDFAAVIVGKLPLFVGVVIGLGCVLLLLAFRSLGIPLKAAAMNIAAVAAAFGIVVAVFQWGWGSEPLGLGRAGPIEPFLPVIMVSVLFGLSMDYQVFLVSRMYEEWLETGDNRRAVRVGLAETSRVINSAAVIMISVFLAFVLSGDRVIAMFGIALASAVALDAFVLRTLLVPALMHLLGGANWWLPRWLDRRMPRISIEPPECRAAHERLTEAMEELTKERRQDVRDFPG; encoded by the coding sequence GTGGCAGCCCTTGCGCGTTGGTGTGTCCGGCACCGCCTGGTCGCCGTTCTGCTCTGGCTCCTCGCGTTCGGCGGGGCCACCGCGGCCGCCGCCGTCACCGGCTCCGCGTACTCCAACGACTACGAGGTGCCCGGCACCGAGTCGGGCCGCGCCGCCCAGCTGCTGCGGGAGGGCTTCCCGGGCCTCGGCGGCGACACCGACACCGTCGTCTGGCACACCACCTCGGGCACCGTCCGCGCCGCCGACGTCGAGCAGACGATGACCCGCACCCTCGACGAGATCGCCGACCTGCCCGGTGTGTCCTCCGTGACCAGCCCCTACGAGGGCCGGGGCACCCGTCGCATCAGCCACGACCGACACACCGCCTACGCCACCGTCACCTTCGCCGACCCGGCCGAGGACATCGACAAGGCCGAGGCTCTGGCCGTCGTCCGCGCCGCCAGGTCCGCCGAGGCCGACGGGCTCCAGGTCGAGCTCGGCGGCAGCGCCGTCGGGCTCACCGAGTCGTCGAGCGGGCATGTCGCCGAGGCGGTCGGCGTGGTCGTCGCCGCCGTCGTGCTGTTCCTCGCCTTCGGCTCGCTCGCCGCCTCCCTGCTGCCCATCGCCACCGCGCTGGTGGGCGTCGGCACCGCGTACGCCGTGATCGTGCTGCTCGGACACGCCATGACCGTCGCCGACTTCGCGCCCATGCTCGGCATGCTCATCGGACTGGGCGTCGGCATCGACTACGCGCTGTTCATCGTGACGCGACACCGGCGCGGGCTGAAGCGCGGCCTGACCGTCACCGAGGCCGCCACCGACGCCGTCGCCACCACGGGCCGCGCGGTCGTGTTCGCGGGCGCCACCGTTTGCATCGCCCTGCTGGGCATGCTGATCCTGCGGCTGAGCTTCCTCAACGGCGTCGCCGTCGCCGCCTCGCTGGCGGTCGTGCTCACCGTCGCGGCCTCCGTCACCCTGCTGCCCGCCCTGCTGTCCTGGATCGGACCCCGCGCCCTGAGCCGCCGGGAGCGGCGCAGGCTGGCCCGGCGCGGGCCGCGGCCGGAGCTGCCGACCGGACTGGCCGCCCGCTGGTCCGCCTTCGTCGAGCGCCACCCCAAGCTGCTCGGCACCCTCGCCGTGGCCGTCATCACGGCCCTCGCACTGCCCACGCTCTCCCTCCGCCTCGGCACGTCCGACCAGGGCAACGACCCCGAGGCGTCGACCACACGACAGGCGTACGACCTGCTCGCCGAGGGTTTCGGACCCGGCGTCAACGGCCCGCTGACCCTGGTCACCCGGGTCGACGGCGCCGCGGACCGGCTCGCCCTCGACAACCTCGACACCACGCTGCGCGAGACCGCGGGCGTCGCCTCGGCGACACCGGCCAGGTTCGACACCGGCGGCGGCACCGCCTACCTCACCGTCGTCCCCGACTCCGCGCCCCAGTCGCGGCGCACCAGCGACCTGGTCGACCGGCTGCGTACCGAGGTCCTCCCGCGCGCGGAGACCGGCACCTCGCTCGATCTACAGGTGGGTGGAGTGACCGCCGGCTACGACGACTTCGCCGCGGTGATCGTCGGCAAGCTGCCGCTGTTCGTCGGCGTCGTCATCGGACTCGGCTGCGTGCTGCTCCTGCTCGCCTTCCGCTCGCTCGGCATCCCGCTGAAGGCCGCCGCCATGAACATCGCCGCCGTCGCCGCCGCCTTCGGCATCGTCGTCGCGGTCTTCCAGTGGGGCTGGGGCAGCGAACCGCTCGGCCTCGGCCGGGCCGGCCCCATCGAGCCCTTCCTCCCCGTGATCATGGTGTCGGTCCTCTTCGGACTCTCCATGGACTACCAGGTCTTCCTGGTCAGCCGGATGTACGAGGAGTGGCTGGAGACCGGCGACAACCGGCGGGCCGTCCGCGTCGGGCTGGCCGAGACCAGCCGGGTGATCAACTCCGCCGCGGTCATCATGATCTCCGTCTTCCTCGCCTTCGTGCTCAGCGGCGACCGCGTGATCGCCATGTTCGGTATCGCGCTGGCCTCCGCGGTCGCCCTGGACGCCTTCGTCCTGCGCACCCTCCTCGTGCCCGCCCTGATGCATCTGCTCGGCGGCGCCAACTGGTGGCTCCCGCGCTGGCTGGACCGCCGTATGCCGCGGATCAGCATCGAACCGCCCGAGTGCCGCGCCGCCCATGAGAGGCTCACCGAGGCCATGGAGGAACTGACGAAGGAGCGGCGGCAGGATGTACGCGATTTCCCTGGGTGA
- a CDS encoding PQQ-dependent sugar dehydrogenase → MIVQRRAVTAVLAAAALLLTAGCSSGGGGAPFGGVSTTPKGTASGGSPSGSATESTPPAKGSVKVLRTVAEGLKTPWGLAPLPDGGLLVSSRDDGTITRVDEKTGKKTELGTVSGVSAAGEGGLLGIALSPDYASDHMIYAYFTSASDNRIVRMIYDEHRPAGDQLGAPDTIFKGIPKGYIHNGGRIAFGPDNMLYAGTGESGQRGLAQDKKSLGGKILRMTPEGEPAPGNPFPDSPVYTYGHRNVQGLAWDDKQRLFASEFGQDTWDELNAIKPGDNYGWPEAEGRSSDPAYHNPIAQWHTDEASPSGIAHVDGVIWMAALKGQRLWRIPLKGTQASAATQAFLTGEYGRLRTVFAAGGHKVWLVTSNTDGRGTPKKGDDRILELEVR, encoded by the coding sequence ATGATCGTGCAACGTCGAGCTGTGACAGCCGTACTGGCCGCGGCCGCGCTCCTGCTGACGGCCGGCTGTTCCTCGGGGGGCGGGGGAGCGCCGTTCGGGGGCGTGAGTACGACGCCGAAGGGGACGGCGTCCGGTGGCTCCCCGTCCGGGTCGGCGACCGAGTCGACCCCGCCCGCGAAGGGCTCGGTGAAGGTGCTGCGTACGGTCGCCGAGGGTCTGAAGACCCCGTGGGGCCTGGCTCCCCTGCCGGACGGCGGGCTGCTCGTCTCCTCCCGCGACGACGGGACGATCACCCGCGTCGACGAGAAGACGGGCAAGAAGACCGAGCTGGGCACGGTCTCCGGGGTGTCCGCGGCCGGCGAGGGAGGCCTCCTGGGCATCGCCCTCTCCCCCGACTACGCCTCGGACCACATGATCTACGCGTACTTCACCTCGGCCTCGGACAACCGCATCGTCCGCATGATCTACGACGAGCACAGGCCCGCCGGTGATCAGCTGGGCGCCCCCGACACGATCTTCAAGGGCATCCCCAAGGGCTATATCCACAACGGCGGCCGGATCGCGTTCGGCCCGGACAACATGCTCTACGCGGGCACCGGCGAGAGCGGGCAGCGGGGCCTCGCCCAGGACAAGAAGTCGCTGGGCGGCAAGATCCTGCGCATGACCCCGGAGGGCGAGCCGGCCCCGGGCAACCCGTTCCCCGACTCTCCCGTGTACACCTATGGCCACCGCAATGTGCAGGGCCTCGCCTGGGACGACAAACAGCGGCTGTTCGCCTCGGAGTTCGGCCAGGACACCTGGGACGAGCTGAACGCGATCAAGCCCGGCGACAACTACGGCTGGCCGGAGGCGGAGGGCAGGTCGTCCGACCCCGCCTACCACAACCCGATCGCCCAGTGGCACACCGACGAGGCCTCCCCGAGCGGCATCGCCCATGTCGACGGGGTCATCTGGATGGCGGCCCTGAAGGGACAGCGCCTGTGGCGCATCCCCCTGAAGGGCACGCAGGCCTCGGCGGCCACGCAGGCCTTCCTCACCGGTGAGTACGGCCGCCTGCGCACGGTGTTCGCGGCAGGCGGCCACAAGGTGTGGCTGGTCACCAGCAACACCGACGGCCGGGGCACGCCGAAGAAGGGCGACGACCGGATCCTGGAACTGGAGGTGCGCTGA
- a CDS encoding DUF6191 domain-containing protein, with the protein MFNIFDDLFAPGRKHTRDEANRLELTREDVGDNDPGRGPIDLESGRVVVRRPKPADESVEE; encoded by the coding sequence GTGTTCAACATCTTCGATGACCTGTTCGCACCGGGCCGTAAGCACACACGCGACGAGGCCAACAGGCTGGAGCTGACCCGGGAGGACGTGGGTGACAACGATCCCGGGCGGGGGCCGATAGACCTGGAATCCGGGAGGGTCGTGGTGCGCCGGCCCAAGCCTGCTGACGAGTCTGTGGAGGAGTAG